One stretch of Ictalurus punctatus breed USDA103 chromosome 5, Coco_2.0, whole genome shotgun sequence DNA includes these proteins:
- the gkap1 gene encoding G kinase-anchoring protein 1 isoform X2, with protein sequence MASTLISVPTTASRFALLQVDSDSDSDSDTGKAKSSREIGKSSRSGKSASAKSNQSTDKKKDKKKKKKEQQQSETNELRNLAFKKLPQKSSAPPSTLTLQGLASELLNSADRTSAPQESWQEWKQRDERDTVSAETASPKAKGGGKKEKKKNQQGKDKRITVSLKDFQQEVNMDPPNKRPEREETKPANTAAHEKRFFNQLEDDVNRIVQRDKRREQFSCSAGQEVNTSSEQEQDVRTEQLKFELEKKDQEIEKLKKTISQWEERYKEVKARNGQLLKMLQQGEMKDKAEILQQVEELLNIKEELTKQVTLLHASLEQERSKVKGLQSEQPKHQTNRKGKKAPEGDL encoded by the exons ATGGCATCTACGTTGATCTCAGTCCCGACCACAGCGTCGCGCTTCGCCCTGCTGCAGGTGGACTCGGACTCAGACAGCGACTCCGACACGGGAAAAGCCAAATCCTCTCGAGAAATCGGCAAATCCTCACGATCTGGGAAATCTGCCAGCGCCAAGAGCAATCAGAGCACtgacaaaaagaaagacaagaagaaaaagaagaaggagcaGCAGCAAAGTGAAACCAATGAG CTCAGGAACCTTGCCTTTAAGAAGCTGCCTCAAAAATCCTCAGCGCCTCCATCTACCTTGACATTGCAGGGTTTAGCCAGTGAGCTGCTTAATTCCGCTGATCGCACCTCTGCCCCCCAGGAAAGCTGGCAGGAGTGGAAACAGAGAGATGAGCGg GATACTGTGAGCGCTGAGACCGCATCGCCCAAAGCCAAAGGAGGagggaagaaagagaagaaaaagaaccaGCAGGGGAAAGACAAACGCATCACGGTGTCTCTGAAAGACTTTCAGCAGGAGGTTAACATGG ATCCGCCGAATAAGAGGccagagagagag GAGACAAAGCCTGCAAACACAGCAGCGCACGAAAAGCGATTCTTTAACCAACTAGAGGACGATGTAAACCGAATCGTGCAGAGGGACAAGCGCCGAGAGCAGTTCAGCTGCAGCGCAGGTCAAGAGGTTAACACCTCCTCTGAACAAGAACAG GATGTAAGAACTGAACAGTTAAAATTTGAGCTGGAAAAGAAAGACCAGGAAATAGAGAAACTGAAGAAGACCATTTCTCAGTGGGAG GAGAGATATAAAGAAGTGAAAGCAAGAAATGGCCAGTTACTCAAGATGCTGCAACAAGGAGAGA TGAAAGACAAAGCGGAAATCTTGCAGCAAGTAGAGGAGCTTCTGAACATAAAAGAGGAGCTGACAAAACAG GTGACGTTACTGCATGCGTCGTTAGAACAGGAGAGGTCGAAGGTGAAGGGATTACAGTCAGAACAACCGAAACATCAA ACCAACCGGAAGGGCAAGAAGGCACCAGAGGGAGATTTATGA
- the gkap1 gene encoding G kinase-anchoring protein 1 isoform X1, with product MASTLISVPTTASRFALLQVDSDSDSDSDTGKAKSSREIGKSSRSGKSASAKSNQSTDKKKDKKKKKKEQQQSETNELRNLAFKKLPQKSSAPPSTLTLQGLASELLNSADRTSAPQESWQEWKQRDERLTSELYEADLEKALMLSKLEFEEQKKDTVSAETASPKAKGGGKKEKKKNQQGKDKRITVSLKDFQQEVNMDPPNKRPEREETKPANTAAHEKRFFNQLEDDVNRIVQRDKRREQFSCSAGQEVNTSSEQEQDVRTEQLKFELEKKDQEIEKLKKTISQWEERYKEVKARNGQLLKMLQQGEMKDKAEILQQVEELLNIKEELTKQVTLLHASLEQERSKVKGLQSEQPKHQTNRKGKKAPEGDL from the exons ATGGCATCTACGTTGATCTCAGTCCCGACCACAGCGTCGCGCTTCGCCCTGCTGCAGGTGGACTCGGACTCAGACAGCGACTCCGACACGGGAAAAGCCAAATCCTCTCGAGAAATCGGCAAATCCTCACGATCTGGGAAATCTGCCAGCGCCAAGAGCAATCAGAGCACtgacaaaaagaaagacaagaagaaaaagaagaaggagcaGCAGCAAAGTGAAACCAATGAG CTCAGGAACCTTGCCTTTAAGAAGCTGCCTCAAAAATCCTCAGCGCCTCCATCTACCTTGACATTGCAGGGTTTAGCCAGTGAGCTGCTTAATTCCGCTGATCGCACCTCTGCCCCCCAGGAAAGCTGGCAGGAGTGGAAACAGAGAGATGAGCGg CTGACCAGCGAGTTGTACGAGGCAGACCTGGAAAAGGCCTTAATGCTGAGTAAACTAGagtttgaggaacagaaaaag GATACTGTGAGCGCTGAGACCGCATCGCCCAAAGCCAAAGGAGGagggaagaaagagaagaaaaagaaccaGCAGGGGAAAGACAAACGCATCACGGTGTCTCTGAAAGACTTTCAGCAGGAGGTTAACATGG ATCCGCCGAATAAGAGGccagagagagag GAGACAAAGCCTGCAAACACAGCAGCGCACGAAAAGCGATTCTTTAACCAACTAGAGGACGATGTAAACCGAATCGTGCAGAGGGACAAGCGCCGAGAGCAGTTCAGCTGCAGCGCAGGTCAAGAGGTTAACACCTCCTCTGAACAAGAACAG GATGTAAGAACTGAACAGTTAAAATTTGAGCTGGAAAAGAAAGACCAGGAAATAGAGAAACTGAAGAAGACCATTTCTCAGTGGGAG GAGAGATATAAAGAAGTGAAAGCAAGAAATGGCCAGTTACTCAAGATGCTGCAACAAGGAGAGA TGAAAGACAAAGCGGAAATCTTGCAGCAAGTAGAGGAGCTTCTGAACATAAAAGAGGAGCTGACAAAACAG GTGACGTTACTGCATGCGTCGTTAGAACAGGAGAGGTCGAAGGTGAAGGGATTACAGTCAGAACAACCGAAACATCAA ACCAACCGGAAGGGCAAGAAGGCACCAGAGGGAGATTTATGA
- the gkap1 gene encoding G kinase-anchoring protein 1 isoform X3 has product MASTLISVPTTASRFALLQVDSDSDSDSDTGKAKSSREIGKSSRSGKSASAKSNQSTDKKKDKKKKKKEQQQSETNELRNLAFKKLPQKSSAPPSTLTLQGLASELLNSADRTSAPQESWQEWKQRDERLTSELYEADLEKALMLSKLEFEEQKKDTVSAETASPKAKGGGKKEKKKNQQGKDKRITVSLKDFQQEVNMDPPNKRPEREDVRTEQLKFELEKKDQEIEKLKKTISQWEERYKEVKARNGQLLKMLQQGEMKDKAEILQQVEELLNIKEELTKQVTLLHASLEQERSKVKGLQSEQPKHQTNRKGKKAPEGDL; this is encoded by the exons ATGGCATCTACGTTGATCTCAGTCCCGACCACAGCGTCGCGCTTCGCCCTGCTGCAGGTGGACTCGGACTCAGACAGCGACTCCGACACGGGAAAAGCCAAATCCTCTCGAGAAATCGGCAAATCCTCACGATCTGGGAAATCTGCCAGCGCCAAGAGCAATCAGAGCACtgacaaaaagaaagacaagaagaaaaagaagaaggagcaGCAGCAAAGTGAAACCAATGAG CTCAGGAACCTTGCCTTTAAGAAGCTGCCTCAAAAATCCTCAGCGCCTCCATCTACCTTGACATTGCAGGGTTTAGCCAGTGAGCTGCTTAATTCCGCTGATCGCACCTCTGCCCCCCAGGAAAGCTGGCAGGAGTGGAAACAGAGAGATGAGCGg CTGACCAGCGAGTTGTACGAGGCAGACCTGGAAAAGGCCTTAATGCTGAGTAAACTAGagtttgaggaacagaaaaag GATACTGTGAGCGCTGAGACCGCATCGCCCAAAGCCAAAGGAGGagggaagaaagagaagaaaaagaaccaGCAGGGGAAAGACAAACGCATCACGGTGTCTCTGAAAGACTTTCAGCAGGAGGTTAACATGG ATCCGCCGAATAAGAGGccagagagagag GATGTAAGAACTGAACAGTTAAAATTTGAGCTGGAAAAGAAAGACCAGGAAATAGAGAAACTGAAGAAGACCATTTCTCAGTGGGAG GAGAGATATAAAGAAGTGAAAGCAAGAAATGGCCAGTTACTCAAGATGCTGCAACAAGGAGAGA TGAAAGACAAAGCGGAAATCTTGCAGCAAGTAGAGGAGCTTCTGAACATAAAAGAGGAGCTGACAAAACAG GTGACGTTACTGCATGCGTCGTTAGAACAGGAGAGGTCGAAGGTGAAGGGATTACAGTCAGAACAACCGAAACATCAA ACCAACCGGAAGGGCAAGAAGGCACCAGAGGGAGATTTATGA